The Desulfobotulus pelophilus genomic interval ACAAGCGTCGTACCCGTGGGAAAAGCATAATTCAGGGAGGCTTCTGCTATGATAAAAGAGGATGTGAACTGCTTCTGCCCCTGATTCCAGCCAGAGATGCGGACTTTGCCGGGGTCTGTTTCAAGGCCGCTGCTTTTACCTGTGACACCGCCCGCTCCAATGAAGATTTGACCGGAAAAACCAGTCTGTGAAAAGGGCATTTCGCTTTCTTTGGAAAAAACAGAGTGTGCGATAAACAACAGGGCTGTTACCAGAGTGAAAATCGTTTTTTTCATGGGGCCTCCGAAAGATGGGATGATATTCCGGTGCCCCTTGTAGCAGGTTAGGGGTGATGGATCTGTCAGTAATGTGTGGGAAGATGTAACAGAGTGTCGTACTGCGAACGGGAACTTGTCTGGGAACGGATTTAGCATGCCATAGATTGTTGCAATTGGTTCAATTCCCCACAGTATATTGCGTATCGAGTTGTGCACATAGAAATTTTAGGGCAGCCTCACGGATAATTTTTATCCCGAAAAGGCGGAAGCCTGCTGTTCTTACGGTCTTTTCAGGGTGCGCGTACTTTGGTGCCGGCCTCTGTCTCCTGTTTTTTACCAGGCATCTTTGACAAACAGATAACCTTCTGCCCACACGGTTTTAATGCGAAAGGGTCTTGTACCGTCATCTCCCAGTTTTTTGCGCAGTCTTGAGATGTACATGTCAACCGACCGATCCACGCCGTCGTAATCAATGCCTCTGAGTTTTGCCAGTATTTTTTCCCGGCTGAGAACCCTGCCTCCATGGCTGGCCAGGAGAGCCAGCAGGCTGAATTCCACGGTGCTGAGGATGACGGGTTTTCCGTCCAGAAGGACGTTGCGGGAAGCCATGTCCACACGCAGACTGCCAAATACCAGAGATATGGCTTCACTGGTATTGGGAACAGAAGGGGTTGCCCTCCGGAGGAGAGCCCGGATATGAGCCAGGAGCACCCGTGGTACTACGGGTTTTTTGACATAGTCATCCGCCCCGAGTTCAAGCGCGGCTACTTCGTCCATATCTTCCTCCCGTGCCGTGAGTATCAGCACTGGCCCGGTATAGTCCCGGCGGATTTCACGGCACACGCTGAGACCGTCCTGACCGGGAAGCATGAGGTCGAGAATGACCAGATCGGGATTTTCCGGAGGAATTTTTTTTGCTGCCACATCTCCCCTTGGGATCACAAGAGTTTTATAACCGTTGATGGTCAGATATTCACTGATGAGGCCTGCTAGGCGCTGGTCGTCTTCCACAAGGAAGATGCGCTGTTGGGATGGATTTTTTTCCTGCGAGAAAGGGTTCATTGAGGCTTTCTCTGGCTGTTCATCCATTGTTTGTCCTTGTGGTGAGGAATTGAAGGATATTGTTGGCGTGCAGGCTGCTTTTCAAGATGCAGGGTATAGGCAATGGCGTTTCCGTAAAAGCCTTTTTCCTTGAATCCGATGCTTGATGCTAGTTGGAGAACGGATTCTTTTTTCTGAAAGTGCGGATCAAAGATGATTTCCGTTACGGAAAGAATTCCGTCAGGCTTCAGTGCCTGATAGATTTCCGCAAGGGCTGGTTTGGGATCCGGAATCTCTCCAAGTACCGTTACCAGAAGAACACGGTCGA includes:
- a CDS encoding response regulator; this translates as MNPFSQEKNPSQQRIFLVEDDQRLAGLISEYLTINGYKTLVIPRGDVAAKKIPPENPDLVILDLMLPGQDGLSVCREIRRDYTGPVLILTAREEDMDEVAALELGADDYVKKPVVPRVLLAHIRALLRRATPSVPNTSEAISLVFGSLRVDMASRNVLLDGKPVILSTVEFSLLALLASHGGRVLSREKILAKLRGIDYDGVDRSVDMYISRLRKKLGDDGTRPFRIKTVWAEGYLFVKDAW